The genomic DNA TTACAGGGTATGTCTTGATCATGAACATTAAAGCAAATTCCATTTCAAGACGACGTGTTTTTATCATACAtaagataaagataaaatacAGAGtataaactaaatattaaaaaggaaaaataaactTACAATTGTTAACTATTTGCAATATTAATTTTCAACtcactgaaaaacaaaaaattaacaagcACTTGCAGTTCAAATGATAACACCAGATtacatttatgaaaaaaattatggaagaaaaataaagaaagcaaGCTAACATAGATAGATAGACTCACTCGATGATAGTACCACGACTCTCAAACTTAcagaataaatatgaaaatatagtAAAGCGCCCTTGTCAATATCCGCGAACTTGTCTAGTCCTGACAGATATTGGTCTCTTCTCTATGTTTATACGATGTGCACTATGCGCCCCAGATCCTTCTGCAACATGTCCTATTGGGTTTCTAAGGGAGGATTCCACCTTCAGGCCAACTTGAGATCGTGAAGGAATTTGCTTGTGAGGCGATATGCTGCTTTGTTCATTCTCAGTCTCATTATCACTCTCATCAAAATGCAATTCCTTGTCAAAAGGATCACCCTGATCTTGCACATCATCTGAGGATACTGCAGTCACCTTCGAAATGTATTCTGATGAATTTGAACTTGAAGCAGAGATTGACCTCTTCAATTCTACTGCATTTTTCAGTTTCATTTCTTCAGCTCGATTTTCATAGAGTATTTCTTCGTTTATTGATTCAAATTCAGGTTTCACGATTCCATGCATGTTCAATACTTTGCCTTGTCCAGTGCTGGGACTACCCTGGTCATCAGGATCATGTGGTTCAGATCGAGAAAGTTCCACAGCAGCTCTTGCTGCTTCTGCTGCATAAGCAGCCGACTCAAATGCTGCTTGAGCTGCGGCAGCTACATCTCTGTATTTTCTTCTGGTTTTCATTGAATCAGAGAACCTATCATCTTTTTCGATCTCTTCATTCAAAATTTGCAAATTATCCCCAACCTTGGTGTTGCCTGAATTGGCAGATGTGTTCAGCTCATGTTGGTTTTGCTTCTTGTTCACATCCATATTTTCCTGCAATCATATTAAATAGCAAACCACACCCATATGAGCAATTGTcaacatttttatcaaattattgtACTATTTATATTGCAattcctctttctcttcaaaCTGCATACCACATTCGAAATAGAACCAGCTTCCTCAAGTTGTAGAA from Corylus avellana chromosome ca6, CavTom2PMs-1.0 includes the following:
- the LOC132184682 gene encoding uncharacterized protein LOC132184682, encoding MGKKLDALLGRTFKASKFKPVVTLAFSRLAVFKTHCQVRCSQDRSDVVQLLQLGNHERALLRVEHVIKEQSRLDVYVLIEAYLNILIERLNLIEQERECPDELKEPISSLIYAASRVGDFPELQEIRSILTSRFGKEFANRAIDLRNNCGVNLTMITKLSTRQPNLESRMKVLKEIASENNIVLQLEEAGSISNVENMDVNKKQNQHELNTSANSGNTKVGDNLQILNEEIEKDDRFSDSMKTRRKYRDVAAAAQAAFESAAYAAEAARAAVELSRSEPHDPDDQGSPSTGQGKVLNMHGIVKPEFESINEEILYENRAEEMKLKNAVELKRSISASSSNSSEYISKVTAVSSDDVQDQGDPFDKELHFDESDNETENEQSSISPHKQIPSRSQVGLKVESSLRNPIGHVAEGSGAHSAHRINIEKRPISVRTRQVRGY